One window from the genome of Diospyros lotus cultivar Yz01 chromosome 11, ASM1463336v1, whole genome shotgun sequence encodes:
- the LOC127813519 gene encoding serine/threonine-protein kinase WNK8-like isoform X2, which yields MADTFGYKAFDEVEGIEVAWNQVSIDCALESPENLGRIYAEIHILKALKHENIIKYHYSWVDDKNKTINMITELFTSGSLRQYRKKHKSVDLKAIKNWGRQILQGLCYLHSHSLPVIHRDLKCDNIFVNGNNGEVKIGDLGLATVMQQPVARSVIGTPEFMAPELYDEEYNELVDVYSFGMCMLELLTCEYPYSECKNSAQIFKKISSGVKPEALSKVKDSQGKQFIEQCLLPAHLRKSAAELLNDPFLSIENSKEPPELHRYVPKSIDMPRPDPLSMEIDSDDILSGSTCSENSWETPDTSVSELRRSNGENEFKIQGRKNHEDSVSFNLRIASSCGKVKNIHFIFYLKVDTTFSIASEMVEELDLSNQDLTLIGELIDSVIIKLVPNWRPSSEKSNNAKSSYKGNGHVDDQNISSSRALASQVSGEAIFKQHGSRVANEEDNCSEGFQHGGCEGGLPESFIMNETMKNLDISFSGALSNDVGLLLESEANVDQLSELKLELEAIEMRFQQCFQELMKKKEEDKEKAKKRWIVRQIFVI from the exons ATGGCCGATACATTCGG ATATAAGGCTTTTGATGAGGTTGAAGGAATAGAAGTTGCTTGGAACCAAGTAAGTATTGACTGTGCATTAGAGTCACCAGAAAATCTGGGACGAATATATGCAGAGATCCACATATTGAAGGCATTGAAGCATGAAAATATCATTAAGTATCACTACTCTTGGGTTGATGATAAGAACAAAACTATCAACATGATTACCGAATTATTTACTTCAGGGAGTTTGAGGCA ATATCGTAAGAAGCATAAGAGTGTTGATTTGAAGGCTATcaagaattgggggaggcaaATTCTCCAAGGTTTATGTTATCTACACAGTCATAGTCTGCCTGTTATTCATAGAGATTTAAAATGTGACAACATTTTTGTTAATGGGAATAATGGAGAAGTCAAAATTGGGGATCTTGGTTTGGCAACCGTCATGCAGCAACCTGTTGCACGTAGTGTTATTG GTACTCCAGAATTCATGGCTCCAGAGCTTTATGATGAGGAATACAATGAACTAGTTGATGTATATTCTTTTGGAATGTGCATGTTAGAGTTATTAACATGTGAATATCCATACAGTGAATGCAAGAATTCAGCACAAATATTTAAGAAGATCTCCTCA GGTGTAAAGCCTGAAGCCCTTAGTAAAGTTAAGGATTCCCAAGGAAAGCAGTTCATTGAACAATGTCTCCTTCCAGCACATCTGAGAAAATCTGCAGCTGAGCTATTGAATGACCCATTTCTTTCCattgaaaactcaaaagagCCCCCTGAGTTGCACAGATATGTTCCCAAGTCAATAGATATGCCCAGACCTGATCCTCTCTCCATGGAAATAGATTCTGATGATATTCTTTCTGGTAGTACTTGTTCCGAAAATTCTTGGGAGACTCCTGATACTTCAGTTTCGGAGCTGAGGAGATCCAATggagaaaatgaattcaaaatacagGGCAGGAAGAATCATGAGGACTCGGTTTCATTCAATTTGCGCATTGCTAGCTCGTGtg GTAAAgtgaaaaatattcattttatattttacctaAAAGTAGATACCACATTCTCAATAGCTAGTGAAATGGTTGAGGAGCTGGATTTGTCAAATCAAGATCTGACTTTGATAGGTGAATTGATAGATAGCGTGATCATAAAACTTGTACCCAACTGGAGGCCTTCATCTGAAAAGTCTAACAATGCAAAGAGTTCATACAAGGGGAACGGACATGTGGATGATCAAAACATCTCAAGCTCGCGGGCTTTGGCATCTCAAGTTTCTGGTGAGGCCATATTCAAGCAGCATGGTTCTAGAGTTGCAAATGAGGAGGATAATTGTTCAGAGGGATTTCAACACGGAGGATGTGAGGGTGGTTTGCCTGAATCGTTTATAATGAATGAAACGATGAAGAATTTGGATATTTCTTTTTCGGGTGCTCTATCAAATGACGTGGGCTTGCTGCTGGAATCTGAAGCAAATGTAGATCAGCTCAGTGAATTGAAGCTGGAGCTTGAAGCCATTGAGATGCGATTTCAACAGTGTTTCCAGGAACttatgaagaagaaggaagaagacaaagaaaaagCCAAAAAAAGGTGGATTGTAAGGcagatttttgttatttga
- the LOC127813519 gene encoding probable serine/threonine-protein kinase WNK10 isoform X1 — protein sequence MDSEVDLLLAVKELCGNSKAKLDPVEADIVERSPDGRYIRYNEILGRGAFKVVYKAFDEVEGIEVAWNQVSIDCALESPENLGRIYAEIHILKALKHENIIKYHYSWVDDKNKTINMITELFTSGSLRQYRKKHKSVDLKAIKNWGRQILQGLCYLHSHSLPVIHRDLKCDNIFVNGNNGEVKIGDLGLATVMQQPVARSVIGTPEFMAPELYDEEYNELVDVYSFGMCMLELLTCEYPYSECKNSAQIFKKISSGVKPEALSKVKDSQGKQFIEQCLLPAHLRKSAAELLNDPFLSIENSKEPPELHRYVPKSIDMPRPDPLSMEIDSDDILSGSTCSENSWETPDTSVSELRRSNGENEFKIQGRKNHEDSVSFNLRIASSCGKVKNIHFIFYLKVDTTFSIASEMVEELDLSNQDLTLIGELIDSVIIKLVPNWRPSSEKSNNAKSSYKGNGHVDDQNISSSRALASQVSGEAIFKQHGSRVANEEDNCSEGFQHGGCEGGLPESFIMNETMKNLDISFSGALSNDVGLLLESEANVDQLSELKLELEAIEMRFQQCFQELMKKKEEDKEKAKKRWIVRQIFVI from the exons ATGGATTCGGAGGTAGACTTGTTGTTGGCAGTGAAAGAGTTGTGTGGTAATTCGAAAGCAAAGTTGGATCCTGTTGAAGCTGATATTGTTGAGAGATCGCCAGATGGCCGATACATTCGG tATAATGAAATCCTGGGGAGAGGAGCATTCAAAGTTGT ATATAAGGCTTTTGATGAGGTTGAAGGAATAGAAGTTGCTTGGAACCAAGTAAGTATTGACTGTGCATTAGAGTCACCAGAAAATCTGGGACGAATATATGCAGAGATCCACATATTGAAGGCATTGAAGCATGAAAATATCATTAAGTATCACTACTCTTGGGTTGATGATAAGAACAAAACTATCAACATGATTACCGAATTATTTACTTCAGGGAGTTTGAGGCA ATATCGTAAGAAGCATAAGAGTGTTGATTTGAAGGCTATcaagaattgggggaggcaaATTCTCCAAGGTTTATGTTATCTACACAGTCATAGTCTGCCTGTTATTCATAGAGATTTAAAATGTGACAACATTTTTGTTAATGGGAATAATGGAGAAGTCAAAATTGGGGATCTTGGTTTGGCAACCGTCATGCAGCAACCTGTTGCACGTAGTGTTATTG GTACTCCAGAATTCATGGCTCCAGAGCTTTATGATGAGGAATACAATGAACTAGTTGATGTATATTCTTTTGGAATGTGCATGTTAGAGTTATTAACATGTGAATATCCATACAGTGAATGCAAGAATTCAGCACAAATATTTAAGAAGATCTCCTCA GGTGTAAAGCCTGAAGCCCTTAGTAAAGTTAAGGATTCCCAAGGAAAGCAGTTCATTGAACAATGTCTCCTTCCAGCACATCTGAGAAAATCTGCAGCTGAGCTATTGAATGACCCATTTCTTTCCattgaaaactcaaaagagCCCCCTGAGTTGCACAGATATGTTCCCAAGTCAATAGATATGCCCAGACCTGATCCTCTCTCCATGGAAATAGATTCTGATGATATTCTTTCTGGTAGTACTTGTTCCGAAAATTCTTGGGAGACTCCTGATACTTCAGTTTCGGAGCTGAGGAGATCCAATggagaaaatgaattcaaaatacagGGCAGGAAGAATCATGAGGACTCGGTTTCATTCAATTTGCGCATTGCTAGCTCGTGtg GTAAAgtgaaaaatattcattttatattttacctaAAAGTAGATACCACATTCTCAATAGCTAGTGAAATGGTTGAGGAGCTGGATTTGTCAAATCAAGATCTGACTTTGATAGGTGAATTGATAGATAGCGTGATCATAAAACTTGTACCCAACTGGAGGCCTTCATCTGAAAAGTCTAACAATGCAAAGAGTTCATACAAGGGGAACGGACATGTGGATGATCAAAACATCTCAAGCTCGCGGGCTTTGGCATCTCAAGTTTCTGGTGAGGCCATATTCAAGCAGCATGGTTCTAGAGTTGCAAATGAGGAGGATAATTGTTCAGAGGGATTTCAACACGGAGGATGTGAGGGTGGTTTGCCTGAATCGTTTATAATGAATGAAACGATGAAGAATTTGGATATTTCTTTTTCGGGTGCTCTATCAAATGACGTGGGCTTGCTGCTGGAATCTGAAGCAAATGTAGATCAGCTCAGTGAATTGAAGCTGGAGCTTGAAGCCATTGAGATGCGATTTCAACAGTGTTTCCAGGAACttatgaagaagaaggaagaagacaaagaaaaagCCAAAAAAAGGTGGATTGTAAGGcagatttttgttatttga